One Archangium violaceum genomic window, CTTGACCCGAACCTGCTGGGTGATGGGGCGCACCACGACCCGGGCCCCCTTTCCATCATCCAGTCGGTCCGATTCCGGGCCGCTCTCCCCCATCTAAGCTGCGCGGTAACAGCCACCCGGTCGCCGTCTCGTTGGTAAACGTCGCCGAGGCGAGCCTCTGTCCGGTGCGACTCCAGAGGCTCCCGACATGCGTGCCCGCGTTGGCCGAGCTGCCTTTGTAGAAGCGGATGCCCGTGACGGAGCCGGGAACGCTGGAGCGAAACTTCACGCCAGGCTTGAGGACACCTCGGCGACAAAACGACACCGAGCGGTTTCGGAACTTGACAGTTTCGAAACTGGCTAGTATCGATATGCACCAAGGATGAGGTGACTGCATGACTCAGAACGATGACGAGTCCGTCGAGGTCGAGCCTGCACAGCCAGGGCGCAAGCGAGACCACTCGCGCGACGCCAAGATTCTCGACGCCACGCTCGAGGTCCTCGCTGAGGTGGGCGCTGCAGGCTTGACGATGGACTTGGTGGCCGCGCGGGCCGGGGCCGGGAAGGCGACCATCTACCGCCGTTGGACGTCGAAGACCGAGCTGGTCATCGACGCTGT contains:
- a CDS encoding DUF4082 domain-containing protein — translated: MQSPHPWCISILASFETVKFRNRSVSFCRRGVLKPGVKFRSSVPGSVTGIRFYKGSSANAGTHVGSLWSRTGQRLASATFTNETATGWLLPRSLDGGERPGIGPTG